The following proteins are encoded in a genomic region of Actinomadura sp. NAK00032:
- a CDS encoding flavin reductase family protein, producing MRLTTNEAIDPARFRQVLGHYPTGVVVVTALDAAGTAIGMTVGSFTSVSLDPPLVAFLPDKGSSSWRALRESGERFCVNVLSAAQEDVCRAVAVRKTDKFHDIGWRPSPGGNPVINGAVAWIDCVTEQLHDAGDHQIVIGRVEHLQLGDGEAPLLFHQGAYGSFAPHGPAA from the coding sequence ATGCGCCTGACGACCAACGAGGCCATCGACCCCGCCCGCTTCCGGCAGGTGCTGGGCCACTACCCGACCGGCGTCGTCGTGGTCACCGCGCTGGACGCGGCCGGCACCGCCATCGGCATGACGGTCGGCTCGTTCACCTCGGTCTCGCTCGACCCGCCGCTGGTCGCCTTCCTGCCCGACAAGGGCTCCAGCTCCTGGCGCGCGCTGCGCGAGTCGGGCGAGCGGTTCTGCGTGAACGTCCTGTCGGCCGCGCAGGAGGACGTGTGCCGCGCCGTCGCGGTGCGCAAGACCGACAAGTTCCACGACATCGGCTGGCGTCCGTCCCCCGGCGGCAACCCCGTCATCAACGGCGCGGTCGCCTGGATCGACTGCGTCACCGAGCAGCTCCACGACGCCGGCGACCACCAGATCGTCATCGGCCGCGTCGAGCACCTGCAGCTGGGCGACGGCGAGGCGCCCCTGCTGTTCCACCAGGGCGCCTACGGCAGCTTCGCCCCGCACGGCCCGGCCGCCTAG